ATAAAGGGATTGAAACGACACAACAAATGATCCAAGCTAAATTAGATCAACTATATTGGCAGGAGCAATCTCAAGAAGAGCAAACTGTAGAACAACAATTAGCTGCCTTAGAGCTACAACAAGAAGCAATGCTCAAACAACAGGATATAGATAAATCAGCATTGACTGAATTACAAAGACAAAAACAACAAAAAGAACAAGAACAATTTTCTTTAGAAGAGTTAGCAAATGAGTTTACAAAACAAAGTCAGCTCAAAAAACAAAAAGAAGAGCTAGATCAAACTGCTGAGATGATAGAAAAATTACGAGCAGAAGTTCAGCAACTTCAATGGGTAAAAAATCATCAAGGCTTGATTGAAAAAATCGATGAAAAAGCTAAGTTGATTTCAATGTTTGAGCAAGAGCTAAAGAACAATCAATCCCAACAAGAAACACAATGTCAATTGATTCAGCAATTAGAAAAAACACAACAAGAAACTATTGAGCAATCAGCTGAAATGAACGCAGCCAAAGAACAAGCTACAAAGCTTCAATTTCAAATTCCTTTGTATGAAGAAAAAGACAAAGTTATACGCATGATCGAAACGAATCATTTGGAAATAGAAAACTTAACAACAAAACTAACAGAGGTAAAAGGAATACAAGACAACGCTGAACAATTGTACCAAAAAGAACTAGCTGTTATAGAAGGAACAGTCCAAATTGAAAAAGCACAATTGGAATTGGAACGACATCAAGAGCAATGGCTGACTTTTTTAGATAGTTGGAAGCAACAACAACAACTTGAAACAAAGAAAATAACGATTCTAGAACAATTGTCTATCACCGATGATGAACGAAAACAAGCCGAGAGTGAGAAAGAGCAAATTTATAAAAAAGTTGCTGACAAAAAAAGTCAATGGGCAAAGATGCAGATCAGTCGTTTGAGCTTATTTTTAGTTGAAGGTGATCCTTGTCCAGTGTGTGGTTCAGTTGAACATCCAAATCAAAACGAGCACCAAGAGTTTACGTTAGAGGAAGTTCAGTCTATCGAAACACAACTCAATGAAATTGAACTGATTGCTCAAAAACAAGAAGCAACGGTTGCAAAACTGCAAACCCAAGTCGCACAGACTAAACAGGCTGAACAAGAATTACTAAAAGAATTAGAACAGCAAAAAAATAAAGTCGAATCGTTATTCAAACTGTTACAGGATAAGCAAATCATCACATTAAAGGAAACTTTAACTGATAAAGACATCGACCTAGTGACAGCGAATTTTCAAACGGAAGCTGACAAACTTGAACATGAATTAGAACGAATAGAAGCGGCTAAGGAAAAAATTCTTGAGCTGGAAAATACAGTAAAAGAGCAACAATTAAAAGTGCTAGAACAAGAAAAGCTTGTCAATGAGAAACGTCTGGAACAAGCTGAAAGCCAAACCAAACTAAAAACAATTTCGGAACAATTGATGGATGGGCAACTTTCTTTAGTGGAAATAACAGATAAAAAACAACAACTTGAACAACAAATAATGCAGTGGCAAAGACAACAACAAGAAATCGAAGAACAATTAGCAAAAGTAAAAGAGAGTCAGTTGCTGTTAAAAAATAGTGAAGAACATCTCGCAAAGGATCAAGCAGCGAATTTAGCAGAAAAAATAGCATTAGAACAACAATTGGCTAAAGCTATACAAGAATCAAGTTTTGAATTAGACGGAAATGTTATGCGTGCTTTATTAAGGGAAGTACCTAGATTAGAAGCAATCAGTGAAGAACTAACGACGTTTGATAAGAAACAGGATCAACTGGCGTTTCAATTGACTGAACTAGAGAAAAAGCTAGAAAATAAAGAGCATCCAGAAACAAGCAATTTAATAGAGGAGATCGAACAATTGACTGTTTTACTTCAAACGAAAGAAGCAAATTATTATCAACAACAAGAAAAAATCCAATCCAATGAAAAAATTCAACAGCAAGTAAAAGAATTGATTGCTTCTGTGGAACATCAATGGGAAGAAGTAACTGCATTGCATCAATTGGCAACGACTATTAATGGCGACAATCAAAGGAAAACAAGTTTGGAAAGATATGTTTTGCAAACCTATTTAGAGGAAGTTTTAAAAGTAGCAAACCAGCGTCTAAGTTTACTTACAAATAATCGTTACCAATTTGAATTGAATCAAGATTCCGGAAGTTATAAAAATCAAACTGGACTTGAAATCAATGTGTATGATGATAATGCTGGAAATACGCGCAGTGCTCACACATTATCTGGTGGCGAAAGTTTTATTGCGGCATTAGCGTTGGCGTTGTCGTTAGCCGAAGTGATCCAGGAACAAGCTGGTGGTGTTTTGATTGAAGCCTTGTTTATTGATGAAGGATTTGGTTCTTTAGATGAAGAAGCCCTGGAAATGGCGATGGAGGCATTGGAAACAATCGAAAATGAAGGAAGAATGATCGGTATCATCAGTCATGTGAGTGAATTAAAAGCAAGAATTCCCCAACAACTACAAATCAAAACAAATGGAAATGGTCAAAGTCAAGTGACCTATCAAACGGCTTAGGCTTTAAATGAGGAGGTGAGAAAATGAAGTGGAGTATACCAGAACGAATCGTTGAGCGCGGTAGGGAATATATGAAAGAAGGCAGAGTTTTGTCAGTCGTGCAAGATCCTGAGAGAAAAATTTGGCATGCAGAAGTGCTAGGGAATGAACTTTATCGCATACAATTAGATGGAACTGCAAAAGAAAACGATATTTGTGAATGCCCATATTGGAAAGATCATGGCTATTGTAAGCATACAGTTGCAGTTGAATTGTATTTACGTCAAAAAGGAACTTCCCGAATCATAAAAGCAGACCAACCAGTCCAGTTTGAAAAACGAGCATTGTCTATTTCAGAGATGTTTACCAAAGGATTCGCTAAATTAAATCAATCTGAAGAAAAAAATAAGATCACGCCATTGACTGTTGAATATATCGTTGACGTTATAGAAACAAACAGTTATTATCCTGAGTTAGCTGTTTTAGGCGTTTCATTACGTCTCGGAAATCAAGGGGTCAAACCTAAAACTTATATTATTAAAAATATTGGTGAGTTCTTTCAGTCATTCCAAAAAGAAGGTACTTTCTTGATCAATAAACAGCATCACTTTGACTTAATGAAAGAAGCTTTTTCAATTGAAAATCAAGAATTATTAGAACAGTTGGCTGCAATTTATCAAACAAGTCAATTATTAGGCGCTAATGGGGTGCAAGTCAAAGGAAAAATGGACAAAAGGTATCTTGTTTTACCAATCGATCAAGGACGAGTGTTACTTGAAAAGATGAGTAGACTTCCTCATTTTCAACTAAACGATGAAGGGCAAAAGTATCGTCATCTTTCCTTTGTAGCGGGATCATTACCAATCTTTTTTGATATAAGTAAACAAAAAGATAATCAGTATAAGCTGGTGATCGATGACCAGATAACAACCTTTTTATCCCACTATCAGTGGGGATTCAGTAAAGATCAAGTCTATATTTTTTCACAGGAACAAGAAGCAATCTACACAACGTTATTACAGTTACTAAAACGAGTTGAAAAGCCTGAGATCATTTATGAAAAATCTGAGTTATCTGATCTATTTGGCGGGGTCATTCCCTTATTGAAAAAATTAGGAACAGTGAATGTCAGTACAGAAGTTGCTCAAGAAGTGGTCTATCATCAATTAGAAGCAATCTTTATTTTTCGGAAAATCAAAGGAATGATCAAAGTTCGTGTCGACTTTACTTATGGAGAAGTAATTTTTTCAACGGATCAAGAGCATTCAGTATCCTCTGGTGCCAATCAAGAAGTCGTTCGTGACGGTAAAAAAGAACAAGAAATTTTAGAGCAATTAACCGCGTTTGGTTATCAAAAAGTCACTGACGGATATGAAAAACCGCTACCTGCTGGTGAGCGTTTGTATTACTTTTTTAAAGCGGAAGTTCCGACATTCAGACGTCTAGGTGAAGTTCGAATGGGGAAAAAACTACGAGAACTCTATTTGGATGCTGCACATCATCAACCTCTGATCGAAGTGTCCGACTCTGATTCTTGGTTGGATGTACGTTTTGATATAACAGGTATAGCCGAACAGGAAATTGATGCTGTTTTGGCTAGTCTATTACGTAACGACCGTTTTTATACTTTGGAGACAGGAGAAGTTTTATCCCTAGACTCAGAAGAGTTTCAACAGACAAGTGAAGTTCTGACGATGTTGAGGAATAATATGAAAAACGTTCAGGGCACAATTCAAGTCCCGAGAAACCAAGGGTTAATGATCGAAAATATGCTGGAAAACAATACACGGGCTCATTTTTCGGATTCTTTTAAAGAAATGGTTTCAAATCTGACCCATCCAGAAAAATTTGAAGCACAATTACCTGAAAAAATCCAAGCAACGCTTAGAAGCTATCAAATCGATGGATTTAAATGGTTAAAAATGCTTAGCTATTATCAATTTGGCGGTATTTTAGCAGATGAAATGGGACTTGGAAAAACGCTTCAGACGATTACTTATTTATTATCTGAAAAAGAAGAACAAAAACAAACAGGAGCAGCGTTGATCGTTGCACCAGCTAGTTTGATTTATAACTGGGCAGCGGAATTGAAGAAATTTGCTCCAGATTTACAAGCCGAAGTCGTAGCTGGAAACAAATTAGAACGAGAAAAGCTTGCTAATCAAGAGAATTTAGATGTGTTGATTACATCATATGCTAGTCTTAGACAAGATATTGATATGTATCAAGCCTTGAATTTAGGCTACTTGATTTTAGATGAAGCACAAATGGTGAAAAATAGCGGAACGAAAACAGCACAAGCTTTAAAAAGTTTGAAGGTTCCTCAACGTTTTGCTCTAAGCGGTACGCCGATCGAAAACAATTTAGATGAGTTATGGTCGATTTTTCAGATGATCATACCAGGATTATTTCCATCGAAAACATTATTTAGATCAATGAAACCAGAAGAAATCGCTAAAATGATCCAGCCATTTATTTTAAGACGAGATAAGAAAACGGTATTGGCGGATTTACCTGACAAGATTGAAAGTAATCTGTACAGCGTTCTTACAGAGGAACAAAAAACAGTTTATTTAGCCTATCTGAAACAAATGCAAGAAGATGTTAGTCAAATGGATCAAGATGCATTTAAGAAGAATCGTTTGAGTATCTTGGCTGGATTGACTCGGCTGCGTCAGATTTGCTGTGATCCTAGTCTATTTATTGATGATTATACAGGCGGCTCTGGAAAACTGGAGCAAGTCAAAGATTTGTTGGTAGCAGCTAAAGAAAATAATCGACGAGTATTGCTTTTTTCTCAATTTACTAGTATGCTATCGATCATCGAAAAAGAATTAAATGAATTAGAGCTATCCACTTTCTATTTAAGAGGGAGCACCAAACCTAAAGAACGGATGGCTATGGCAGATGCATTCAATGCTGGCGAAAAAGATGTCTTTTTAATTTCATTGAAAGCTGGTGGAACTGGTTTGAACTTAACTGGTGCTGATACTGTGATTCTTTATGATTTATGGTGGAATCCAGCGGTGGAAGAGCAAGCTGCAGGACGTGCACATAGGATCGGTCAAAAAAATGTTGTAGAAGTGTGGCGGATGATTGCAGAGGGAACTGTTGAAGAGAAGATGGATTCTTTACAGCAGGAAAAACGCGAATTATTCCAAAAAGTGATTCAAGGAAATGAAGAACAGTTAGCAAAAATGACTGAAGATGATATTCGAATGATTTTAAGTATTGGAGAATAAAATTAAAAGTACGATTTATACTCAGAAAAACGCTGAGTATAAATCGTACTTTTTTACTATGAAAATAGCGATTGGATCGTAGGGAATAAATCCTCAAATGAAGTAACTTCTTTAATGTGATGAGCTTCTTCATCAGCAGGCATTTCTCTTAAACGATGATTAAACCAGAGCGATTTCCAGCCACCATTTTTAGCACCGGCAATATCGTTTTCAAAACTATCACCTACATATAAGGTACGTTCGCAGTCCATGCCAAACTCTTTAGCAGCAAGGTCAAAGATTTCCCTTTCTGGCTTTTGAAATCCAGTACTTTGAGAAATAATGATGTTATCAGTTGGAACCCAATTCTCTAACTGAAGTTGTTTGACCTTCTTGAATTGATGATCCGTAGGTCCATTTGTAATAATCCCCATAGGAATATTTTTCTCTTTTAAGTAATCAAACACTTTTTTTACTTCTGGATGCATGACAATATTATCTAGTTCATCTTCATATGTTTTTTGGAAAGTCAATCCATCTTCTTGTGAAACATTTGGATAATTCAGATCTTTTAATGATTCATTGATCCGATAAAAGCGCATATATTCCAGTGTCCATTCATTAGCCATGACCTTTGGAAAGGTTTCATCACTATGAAAACGGAAACGAATATATAATGCATGCATATCTTCAGCCTTCACACAAGGAAAGACTGAATTGATCGCGTTTCTAAAAGGTTGTTGCTGGTCATAAATCGTATCATCCACATCAAAAACAATGGTTTTCATTTAAACATTTGCACCCCTTAATTATTTTCAGAAAAAGTTTCAAAATCCTCTTTCATTGTAGCGAACTTTTTCACAAAAGAACAGAAAGAAATTGATTAGAATACTAACACGTAAGGGATAATAAAAAATAGAAAGACTGATTACTAATTGATCATCAATTAGTAAAAATAAATAATAGAAAGCAACGATATCATAGTCAGAAAGCGAATAAAAAAACATATTTTGATATTTTATTCTTCAAAAAAGTAACATCGATAGTAAATTTTTGAAGTGGTAAAAAAAAACTACATTTAGTATAATAAAAAACAGAAACACCGATCAGGCCTATCTTCCCCAAGACATAAGCTACTCATCGGTGTTTTTTATGATGTACATGTATACGTATAATTTACCAAATTGTTTTGGTCTTTTCAAGTGATTGACATAACAGTATATAGAGCTTCTCAAAATGTATAAAAAACCGGAGAGAATGTCTTCCCTCCAGTTTGACTATTAGTTGTTCAGTACTCAAATATCTGATTATTATTTTCTTTTTTTCGTATCCCCAATCACGAAGGTAGCACCAAATATAATTGATAATACAGACCAAAGATATAAATCATCATATCCGCCTGCTAGTAAGAAGGCGATGATCCCTCCTGCAATATAAAAGCCAGCAGCTACAAAACCGCCATTACCAGAAGAATTACGTGTTGCGATAGCAACAATTCCAGCCACTAATAAACAGATGGCTAAAAGCATGCCGGCACTTCCACCAACCTCACCATTATTATTAATACTGTTCCCTAATCCAGCAACGCAAGATTGAAATAAAACTAATAATGATAAAATAATACTGATAATGCCAATAACTAATTTTGCTGTTTTCACTTAAACACTCCTTAATTAATAATAAATAGTGGTTATAAAGTAAACGTATAACCTCATCTATAATATAGTTAAAATAACAATTTTTCAACCTGAAAATTCATTTGTGATCATTATATTTTTTTTATTTGTTTTTTTAGAATGAATAATTAGATTTTTGAAATAGTATTGATAGTATCTATTGCATTTTATTATAAAATTTTTAGACGAATCCTAGTTTTCAAACTTTGCATACTGTTGTTCATTTGCGTATAATGGACATAGTGTCAAGAGAAAGGGGAGTTTATGTTAAAACGTTTTTTTAGTTATTATAGACCATATAAGCACTTATTTATTTTGGATTTTGGTTGCGCCGTCCTAGCTGGTTTACTGGAATTATCATTTCCAGTTGTTGTAAATCAGGTGATTGATAAAATCATGCCTAAAGGAAACTTCCGATTAATCGGACTAGCTTGCGTGGGCCTGCTTTTATTTTATATACTCAACACTTTTTTACAATATATCGTGGTATTTTTTGGTCATAAATTAGGAGTAAATATTGAAACGGATATGCGTCGTGAACTATATGAGCACTTACAGACGCAGCCATTTGAATATTATGACAATCAAAAAACTGGGAAATTGATGAGTCGCTTAACGACAGATTTATTTGAAATATCTGAAGTTGCACATCATGGACCAGAGGATGTATTTATCACAGTGATGACTTTGGTTGGATCATTTTATTTGATGTTACGAATTCACGTGCAATTGGCTTTGGCAACGTTTATTGTATTACCTTTCATTACGGTTGCACTAGTCTTTTTCAATAAGAAGATGACAAAAGTCAATACTAAAATTTACGATAACCTCGGAGACTTTAACGCAGGCGTTGAAGCGTCTGTTAGTGGTATTCGGGTAACACAATCTTTTGCTAATGAACCTTTTGAACGTCAACGTTTTGAAGGATTGAATCAAGCGTACCGTCAGTCTAAGATTACCTTTTATAAAGTGATGGGAATTAGTTCTGCGTATAATTACTTTTTAATTCGGCTAATCAACTTGTTTGCATTGATTTTTGGTGCGTATTATACAATCAACGGTGAAATTACAGATGGACAATTTGTTGGATTTATTTTGCTGTCAAATGTTTTTGTTCGTCCCATCGAAAAAGTCAATAATATGATTGAAAGTTATCCAAAAGGAATTGCTGGGTTCAAACGTTTTACCGAAGAGATTGATAAGAAGCCCGCAATTCAAGATAAACTTGATGCAATATCTGTGGACCATTTACATGGCGATATCGTGTATAAGGACGTTTCATTTTCCTATGCGGATTCTACGAAAGTGTTAAATCATATCGATTTGCAGATTGTACCAGGCGAGACAGTAGCATTTGTAGGCCAAAGTGGTTCAGGAAAAACAACATTATGTAACTTACTACCAAGATTTTATGAAGTAACAGATGGACAAATTACCATTGACGATATCAATATTCAAGACATGACACTAGCTTCTTTGAGAAGTCAAATCGGTATTGTCCAACAAGATGTATTTTTATTTCCAGGAACAATTCGGGAAAATATTGCTTACGGAAAACTAGATGCGACTGAAGAAGAAATTCAAAAAGCCGTCCAGCTGGCTCATTTGGAAAAAGTAGTGGATCAAATGTCAGACGGTCTAGATACAATGATCGGTGAGCGGGGAGTAAAACTTTCTGGGGGACAAAAGCAACGAGTGGCAATTGCTCGAATGTTTCTAAAA
This sequence is a window from Enterococcus sp. 7F3_DIV0205. Protein-coding genes within it:
- a CDS encoding AAA family ATPase — protein: MKPLTLTLKNFGPYIAETIHFNKFEDSSLFLISGKTGSGKTTIFDGMSYALFGESSGKLRQGKEMRSTFADPSEPTEVHLTFSHGDYFYEITRKPEQELYKKRGDGTRTQSAKISLIVKDRSGKELREYTKRREVDSFIQELLHLDATQFAQIVLLPQGEFRTFLIANSNDKEKVLRNLFGTQLYQTLNEQLKAQLKTVNKGIETTQQMIQAKLDQLYWQEQSQEEQTVEQQLAALELQQEAMLKQQDIDKSALTELQRQKQQKEQEQFSLEELANEFTKQSQLKKQKEELDQTAEMIEKLRAEVQQLQWVKNHQGLIEKIDEKAKLISMFEQELKNNQSQQETQCQLIQQLEKTQQETIEQSAEMNAAKEQATKLQFQIPLYEEKDKVIRMIETNHLEIENLTTKLTEVKGIQDNAEQLYQKELAVIEGTVQIEKAQLELERHQEQWLTFLDSWKQQQQLETKKITILEQLSITDDERKQAESEKEQIYKKVADKKSQWAKMQISRLSLFLVEGDPCPVCGSVEHPNQNEHQEFTLEEVQSIETQLNEIELIAQKQEATVAKLQTQVAQTKQAEQELLKELEQQKNKVESLFKLLQDKQIITLKETLTDKDIDLVTANFQTEADKLEHELERIEAAKEKILELENTVKEQQLKVLEQEKLVNEKRLEQAESQTKLKTISEQLMDGQLSLVEITDKKQQLEQQIMQWQRQQQEIEEQLAKVKESQLLLKNSEEHLAKDQAANLAEKIALEQQLAKAIQESSFELDGNVMRALLREVPRLEAISEELTTFDKKQDQLAFQLTELEKKLENKEHPETSNLIEEIEQLTVLLQTKEANYYQQQEKIQSNEKIQQQVKELIASVEHQWEEVTALHQLATTINGDNQRKTSLERYVLQTYLEEVLKVANQRLSLLTNNRYQFELNQDSGSYKNQTGLEINVYDDNAGNTRSAHTLSGGESFIAALALALSLAEVIQEQAGGVLIEALFIDEGFGSLDEEALEMAMEALETIENEGRMIGIISHVSELKARIPQQLQIKTNGNGQSQVTYQTA
- a CDS encoding DEAD/DEAH box helicase translates to MKWSIPERIVERGREYMKEGRVLSVVQDPERKIWHAEVLGNELYRIQLDGTAKENDICECPYWKDHGYCKHTVAVELYLRQKGTSRIIKADQPVQFEKRALSISEMFTKGFAKLNQSEEKNKITPLTVEYIVDVIETNSYYPELAVLGVSLRLGNQGVKPKTYIIKNIGEFFQSFQKEGTFLINKQHHFDLMKEAFSIENQELLEQLAAIYQTSQLLGANGVQVKGKMDKRYLVLPIDQGRVLLEKMSRLPHFQLNDEGQKYRHLSFVAGSLPIFFDISKQKDNQYKLVIDDQITTFLSHYQWGFSKDQVYIFSQEQEAIYTTLLQLLKRVEKPEIIYEKSELSDLFGGVIPLLKKLGTVNVSTEVAQEVVYHQLEAIFIFRKIKGMIKVRVDFTYGEVIFSTDQEHSVSSGANQEVVRDGKKEQEILEQLTAFGYQKVTDGYEKPLPAGERLYYFFKAEVPTFRRLGEVRMGKKLRELYLDAAHHQPLIEVSDSDSWLDVRFDITGIAEQEIDAVLASLLRNDRFYTLETGEVLSLDSEEFQQTSEVLTMLRNNMKNVQGTIQVPRNQGLMIENMLENNTRAHFSDSFKEMVSNLTHPEKFEAQLPEKIQATLRSYQIDGFKWLKMLSYYQFGGILADEMGLGKTLQTITYLLSEKEEQKQTGAALIVAPASLIYNWAAELKKFAPDLQAEVVAGNKLEREKLANQENLDVLITSYASLRQDIDMYQALNLGYLILDEAQMVKNSGTKTAQALKSLKVPQRFALSGTPIENNLDELWSIFQMIIPGLFPSKTLFRSMKPEEIAKMIQPFILRRDKKTVLADLPDKIESNLYSVLTEEQKTVYLAYLKQMQEDVSQMDQDAFKKNRLSILAGLTRLRQICCDPSLFIDDYTGGSGKLEQVKDLLVAAKENNRRVLLFSQFTSMLSIIEKELNELELSTFYLRGSTKPKERMAMADAFNAGEKDVFLISLKAGGTGLNLTGADTVILYDLWWNPAVEEQAAGRAHRIGQKNVVEVWRMIAEGTVEEKMDSLQQEKRELFQKVIQGNEEQLAKMTEDDIRMILSIGE
- a CDS encoding HAD family hydrolase yields the protein MKTIVFDVDDTIYDQQQPFRNAINSVFPCVKAEDMHALYIRFRFHSDETFPKVMANEWTLEYMRFYRINESLKDLNYPNVSQEDGLTFQKTYEDELDNIVMHPEVKKVFDYLKEKNIPMGIITNGPTDHQFKKVKQLQLENWVPTDNIIISQSTGFQKPEREIFDLAAKEFGMDCERTLYVGDSFENDIAGAKNGGWKSLWFNHRLREMPADEEAHHIKEVTSFEDLFPTIQSLFS
- a CDS encoding ABC transporter ATP-binding protein, producing MLKRFFSYYRPYKHLFILDFGCAVLAGLLELSFPVVVNQVIDKIMPKGNFRLIGLACVGLLLFYILNTFLQYIVVFFGHKLGVNIETDMRRELYEHLQTQPFEYYDNQKTGKLMSRLTTDLFEISEVAHHGPEDVFITVMTLVGSFYLMLRIHVQLALATFIVLPFITVALVFFNKKMTKVNTKIYDNLGDFNAGVEASVSGIRVTQSFANEPFERQRFEGLNQAYRQSKITFYKVMGISSAYNYFLIRLINLFALIFGAYYTINGEITDGQFVGFILLSNVFVRPIEKVNNMIESYPKGIAGFKRFTEEIDKKPAIQDKLDAISVDHLHGDIVYKDVSFSYADSTKVLNHIDLQIVPGETVAFVGQSGSGKTTLCNLLPRFYEVTDGQITIDDINIQDMTLASLRSQIGIVQQDVFLFPGTIRENIAYGKLDATEEEIQKAVQLAHLEKVVDQMSDGLDTMIGERGVKLSGGQKQRVAIARMFLKNPPILILDEATSALDTETEQVIQESLNSLAEGRTTMIIAHRLATIKHATRIIVVSESGILEQGTHEELLEKGGHYRRLHDAQFRD